In the genome of Vicia villosa cultivar HV-30 ecotype Madison, WI linkage group LG7, Vvil1.0, whole genome shotgun sequence, one region contains:
- the LOC131617941 gene encoding DNA-binding protein BIN4-like: MTKCYSVLQALLECQGDSIDLSGDMGAVGRIIISDSLSGDPEMCLDLKGTVYKTSIVPCRTFCVVSFGQSEANIEAIMNDFVQLNPPSDVYEAETMVEGTLDGFSFDSDEEAGKNQKTTHPSDQNENAEEQTPGKSKRKADKTSGAEKKRGRSTGGKSQSKISKKKAPSSKRAKTKK, encoded by the exons ATGACTAAATGCTACTCTGTTTTGCAGGCTCTTCTTGAGTGTCAAGGTGACTCCATAGATTTGAGTGGTGATATGGGAGCTGTAGGGCGGATTATTATCTCAGATTCCCTTTCCGGGGATCCGGAAATGTGCTTAGATTTGAAAG GAACAGTCTACAAAACATCTATAGTTCCTTGCCGGACGTTTTGCGTT GTTAGCTTTGGGCAGTCAGAGGCAAAT ATAGAGGCCATCATGAATGACTTCGTACAGCTGAATCCACCGTCTGATGTTTATGAAGCCGAAACTATGGTTGAAG GGACATTGGATGGTTTTTCCTTTGATTCTGATGAGGAAGCTGGCAAGAATCAGAAAACCACCCATCCATCTGATCAAAATGAGAACGCCGAGGAACAGACACCTGGTAAATCTAAACGGAAGGCAGACAAAACATCA GGTGCTGAAAAGAAAAGAGGTAGAAGTACCGGCGGAAAATCACAGTCAAAGATATCCAAGAAAAAAGCTCCTAGTTCCAAGAGAGCAAAAACTAAGAAATGA